The Myotis daubentonii chromosome 9, mMyoDau2.1, whole genome shotgun sequence genome has a segment encoding these proteins:
- the RBM7 gene encoding RNA-binding protein 7: MGAAEADCTLFVGNLETKVTEELLFELFHQAGPVIKVKIPKDKDGKPKQFAFVNFKHEVSVPYAMNLLNGIKLFGRPIKIQFRSGSSHASQDVSLSYTQHHVGNSSPTSTSPNRHERTVDNMTPSPQIIQRSFSSPENFQKQAVMNNVLRQMSYSGKFGSPHLDQSGFPPSVQSHNHSYNQSSSSQWRQDAPSSLRKARQSSHPYLADRHYSREQHYRGHRDDYFYEDRNHDGWSHDHDNRRDSSRAGKWHSSRN; the protein is encoded by the exons ATGGGGGCGGCGGAGGCGGACTGCACTCTCTTTGTGGGCAACCTAGAAACTAAAGTGACCGAGGAGCTCCTTTTCGAGCTTTTCCACCAG GCGGGGCCagtaataaaagtgaaaattcCAAAAGATAAGGATGGTAAACCCAAGCAGTTTGCATTTGTGAATTTCAAACATGAAGTGTCTGTTCCTTATGCCATGAATCTACTTAATGGAATAAAACTTTTTGGAAGGCCCATCAAAATTCAGTTTAGATCAG gaagtaGCCATGCCTCACAGGATGTTAGTTTGTCATATACCCAGCATCATGTTGGAAATTCAAGCCCTACCTCCACATCTCCTAACAG ACATGAAAGGACTGTGGATAACATGACTCCATCTCCACAGATAATTCAGAGATCTTTCTCTTCTCCAGAAAATTTTCAGAAACAAGCAGTG ATGAACAACGTTTTGAGACAGATGTCATACAGCGGGAAATTTGGTTCTCCACATCTTGATCAATCAGGATTTCCCCCATCAGTTCAGTCACATAATCATAGTTATAACCAGTCTTCAAGCTCCCAGTGGCGTCAAGATGCACCGTCATCACTGCGTAAAGCCAGGCAGAGTTCTCATCCCTACCTAGCAGACAGACACTATAGCCGTGAGCAGCATTACAGAGGACACAGAGATGATTACTTCTATGAAGACAGGAATCACGATGGCTGGAGCCATGACCACGATAACAGAAGAGACAGCAGTAGAGCTGGAAAGTGGCATTCATCTCGAAACTAA